In Penaeus chinensis breed Huanghai No. 1 chromosome 2, ASM1920278v2, whole genome shotgun sequence, the following proteins share a genomic window:
- the LOC125031885 gene encoding uncharacterized protein DDB_G0271670-like produces the protein SSSLSSSSSSSSSLSSSSSSLSSSSSLSSSSSSSSSSLSSSSSSSSSSLSSSSSLSSSSSSSSSSSSSSSSSSSSSLSSSSSSLSSSSSSSSSSLSSSSSLSSSSSSSSSSSSSLSSSSSLSSSSSSSSSLSSSSSSSSSSSSSSSLSSSSSSSSSSSSSSSLSSSSSSSSSSSSSSLSSSSSSSLSSSSSSLSSSSSSSSSLSSSSSLSSSSSSSSSSSSSLSSSSSSLSSSSSSSSSSSSSSSLSSSSSSLSSSSSSSSSSSSSLSSSSSSSSSSSSLSSSSSSSSSSSSSLSSSSSSSSSLSSSSSSSSSSLSSSSSS, from the coding sequence tcatcatcattatcatcatcatcatcgtcatcatcatcattatcatcatcatcatcatcattatcatcatcatcatcattatcatcatcatcatcatcgtcatcatcatcattatcatcatcatcatcatcatcatcatcatcattatcatcatcatcatcattatcatcatcatcatcatcatcatcatcatcatcatcatcatcatcatcatcgtcatcatcatcattatcatcatcatcatcatcattatcatcatcatcatcatcatcatcatcatccttatcatcatcatcatcattatcatcatcatcatcatcatcatcatcgtcatcatcatcattatcatcatcatcatcattatcatcatcatcttcgtcatcatcatcattatcatcatcatcatcatcatcatcatcatcatcgtcatcatcatcattatcatcatcatcatcatcatcatcatcatcatcgtcatcatcatcattatcatcatcatcatcatcatcatcatcatcgtcatcatcatcattatcatcatcatcatcatcatcattatcatcatcatcatcatcattatcatcatcatcatcatcatcatcatcattatcatcatcatcatcattatcatcatcatcatcatcatcatcatcatcatcatcatcattatcatcatcatcatcatcattatcatcatcatcatcatcatcatcatcatcatcgtcatcatcatcattatcatcatcatcatcatcattatcatcatcatcatcatcatcatcatcgtcatcatcatcattatcatcatcatcatcatcatcatcgtcatcatcatcattatcatcatcatcatcatcatcatcatcatcatcatcatcattatcatcatcatcatcgtcatcatcatcattatcatcatcatcatcatcgtcatcatcatcattatcatcatcatcatcgtca